In the Diorhabda carinulata isolate Delta chromosome 9, icDioCari1.1, whole genome shotgun sequence genome, one interval contains:
- the LOC130898076 gene encoding cuticle protein 38-like, whose amino-acid sequence MASQKLFIATFVVICISGCLGGPSLAAVPAAVAAVPAAYSVPYASSYTASVVNHGIAAPVVAAPARVAAAPLVAAPAVAPAPIAYSAYGAALPAAYSAFPAAYSALPAAYSALPAAYSALPAAYSAFPAPLPASPVVVRK is encoded by the coding sequence ttcATTGCTACCTTCGTAGTAATCTGCATTTCTGGTTGCTTGGGAGGCCCTTCATTAGCAGCAGTCCCAGCAGCAGTTGCTGCAGTACCAGCAGCATATTCTGTACCATACGCTTCATCATACACTGCCAGTGTTGTCAATCATGGTATTGCTGCTCCAGTTGTAGCTGCACCAGCTAGAGTTGCTGCCGCTCCTTTGGTTGCTGCTCCAGCAGTAGCTCCCGCACCTATTGCCTACAGTGCTTATGGTGCAGCTCTACCAGCAGCTTACAGTGCTTTCCCTGCGGCGTACAGTGCATTACCAGCAGCTTACAGTGCATTACCAGCAGCTTACAGTGCTTTACCTGCAGCTTATAGTGCTTTTCCTGCACCTTTACCCGCATCTCCCGTCGTCGTTAGGAAGTAA